CCTCGTAGTACTTGCGGTCGGCCGGGTCGATCTTCGCCGCGATCTTGAGCGGAATGCCGGCCAGCCGTGCGACCTGGATCGCCTCTTCGATCCCTTTCTCAGGCGAGATGCGGCCAAGGAAGGCGAGATAGTCGCCACCGCGCGGCGAGAAGCTGTACTCCGCAGTCCCGATGCCGTTGTAGACCGTGCCCTGCCAGTTCCAGTGCGGCAGCAGACGGCGCTGGTTGTCGCTGACCGAGACGAGCTGTACATCCGCGTAGGCGTCGTACAGCACGCGCGACCAGGGCTGATCGAGCCGGCCATGCGTGGTGAACACGACCGGCGCGTCCACCAGGTGTGCGAAGGGAAGGGCGGGCACATCGAGGTGCGAGTGGATTACGTCGAACTCGGCGGCGCGTTCGAAGGCGCGGCCGATCGCCAGCATCGTCGCCGGCAGATAGTCCGGCACACCCGCGGGCCGCAGCGCCCTCGGCACCACCGGCACCAGCGTCGCCGAAGTCTGAGAGTCACCCGTCGCGAACAGCGTCACGTCATGTCCGCGACGCACCAGCTCTTCGATCAGCCATGAGACGACGCGCTCCGTGCCCCCGTAGGTGGCCGGCGGCACGCTCTCCTGCATCGGGGCGATCTGCGCGATCTTCACGGCCGACTCCTTTCGGACTTAAATGGACACCGAAATATCCGATACAAATGGTCGCTGATTATGCCATCAACAGATCCGGGCGGGGAGCATGATACGCGTCTCAGCGCGTGGCAGTCAGCCGGTCGGATGTGCGGCGGGAGAAGAATTACGCGGCGGGACGCGAAGCCGGTGACGGTCAGCCAGATCAATCGTAGGCACCCGCCACGCGTGCTGCATCCGCAAAACAGGCGACGACACGCGGTTGTCAGGATTAGGCGACGATCTGCCAGATCGCCGCGAGGCGCCTAGCCCGGGCGCGCAGACACGGCGCCAGCCGCGCTGCGGTTGGACCGGCGGCCGGCGTCGTGCCTGCGCCCTGCGCCTTCTGCCCTATGCCCGCTTCAGCGCCAGCCCCCAGATGCTCGGCACCTCGCCCAACGGCACTTCGATCAGCGTCGGCTGACCGTCGGCGAGCGCG
This genomic stretch from Dehalococcoidia bacterium harbors:
- a CDS encoding glycosyltransferase family 4 protein; amino-acid sequence: MKIAQIAPMQESVPPATYGGTERVVSWLIEELVRRGHDVTLFATGDSQTSATLVPVVPRALRPAGVPDYLPATMLAIGRAFERAAEFDVIHSHLDVPALPFAHLVDAPVVFTTHGRLDQPWSRVLYDAYADVQLVSVSDNQRRLLPHWNWQGTVYNGIGTAEYSFSPRGGDYLAFLGRISPEKGIEEAIQVARLAGIPLKIAAKIDPADRKYYEERVAPLLHGPLVEYVGEINQQEKDLFLGRALALLFPIRWPEPFGLVMAEAMATGTPVIAGRFGSVPEVIEDGRTGFICDSIEEMALAAERVAELDRATCRRVVEQRFSAATMAEGYEAIYRRLVQAPRQPVARVAVSASHDGDLPPKVINVGPAAAREGASNGTVLLHGDGRD